Genomic window (Desulfatiglans sp.):
TTAAACCAGGGAACCCTGGCAGATTTTCACCTAAGCGCAAGTCAGAAAACTCATTCTTTATTACATCTGTTAAGAAGTTTTCTTCATAGGCGATCTTTTCTTCAGGCCGTCTTATAAGCCCGCTTATTACAAGGACAAGTGTCCATGGCGGGAGCTCTATCCTGAGCCGCTCAAAATCATCAGGCCAGTTGTGAGAGATAAGGGCTGCAAGATCAGTATCATTTAGCAGCAGCACCTCCTGACCTATCCTGCGTGGTAGTATGCGATACAAAAAATCAATACCATAATCAATGTCATCCAATGGGGCAAAAAGCACCTTATCTATTTTAGGGATAGACTCTATCTTGAGGTTTGTCCATGTAACCACACCCATTGTCCCCTGCGCGCACTGGAAAAACCTGTAAAAATCAAGACCGGGGCCTGAAGGGTTGCCGCCCTTTGACTGTGAATCAGGATAACCATTTACGCTGGCTGAGCCCATCCTGAAAACTTCACCTGTTGGCCACACCACCTCCATTGCCTCAAGGGGCTCGCCATAATCATAGACCTGGTTTGTGGGTTCTTCACGTTCCATAAAATCGGTGAGCACAGAACGCTCTGCATGGGGTGCAAGGGGCATTATCACCCTGTAGCCTGCCTTTTCAAGCTCAGTGGTAAGCTTCTCCCATGTAACACCCGCCTCAAACCTTACACGGCGATTATCAGGGTCTATCTCAAATATCCTGTCCATTCTAACCATATCAAGTATGACTCCACCCTCTTTGGGTATGGTGGCGCCATAAAAATGGACCCTTGAGCTGACCGGCACAACAGGTGTATTGAACTCATTACATATCTTTATTACAGCAGATACCTCTTCGGAGTTCGCTGGCCTCACTATATAATTGGGCATACCGGCCTTTGTATAGCTGAAATCAGCGGAATACTCCTTTAACTGCTCGCTGTTGTCAGAGTAGTTTTCTTTACCAACAGCCTCAGCCAGTTTTTCTTTTAGATTCATAAAAAATCCTCCATGTTTTTAATCAAGCACAGATTTATTGTCTTTGGAAAAGCAAGACAATAAAAACTGTGCCTGTTTGAATTTTTATCTTGAAACATGAATTAAACGACCTGTTAGTTTTTAGACAGGTCGTTTAATTCAATGAATC
Coding sequences:
- a CDS encoding FAD-binding oxidoreductase, which encodes MNLKEKLAEAVGKENYSDNSEQLKEYSADFSYTKAGMPNYIVRPANSEEVSAVIKICNEFNTPVVPVSSRVHFYGATIPKEGGVILDMVRMDRIFEIDPDNRRVRFEAGVTWEKLTTELEKAGYRVIMPLAPHAERSVLTDFMEREEPTNQVYDYGEPLEAMEVVWPTGEVFRMGSASVNGYPDSQSKGGNPSGPGLDFYRFFQCAQGTMGVVTWTNLKIESIPKIDKVLFAPLDDIDYGIDFLYRILPRRIGQEVLLLNDTDLAALISHNWPDDFERLRIELPPWTLVLVISGLIRRPEEKIAYEENFLTDVIKNEFSDLRLGENLPGFPGLRKKMIDILRKPWPKDVPYWKNRVKGACQNLFFHTRPNMVSRFIDIVEDIAAQYGYPIDDIGMYIQPIEHNRAARPEFSFFYNPDNEAEAEVIAELYKDAAKVLLSEGAVFTRPYGDLAPIVYDKAASYASALKRLKKTFDPKNIMNPGNLCF